A region of the Blochmannia endosymbiont of Camponotus nipponensis genome:
ACTGTTGTAGGAACACCACCCATCATATAATGACAAGTAGGAAATACTGGAATTAACTCTTTTACCGGATCTATGTAAGAAAAAGTACGCACTAACTCCAAAATACCAGGTAACCGCAACTCTAACAATTCTTTTCCCAAATGATCTATCTTTAATTTAACATGAGGACCGCATGTGCCCGAGTACCCTCGACCTTCTTGAATTTCTAACATAATTGCTCTAGCCACTACATCTCGTCCAGCTAAATCTTTTACATGAGGAGCATATCGTTCCATAAATCTTTCTCCTGCAACATTTAAAAGATATCCTCCTTCACCACGACACCCTTCACTTACTAAAATTCCAACACCAGCTATACCAGTAGGATGAAATTGCCACATTTCCATATCCTGAGCAGGAATACCTGCACGTAATACCATACCAATGCCATCACCGGTATTTATATGAGCATTAGTAGTAGATTGATAAATACGTCCTCCTCCTCCAGTAGCAAGTACCGTAGCACGTGCTTTAAAGTATACTAATTCTCCTGTTTCGATAGAAAACGCAACACAGCCAAGTATTCTCCCATCTTGATTTTTTACTAAATCTAGTGCGTACCATTCTGAAAATATAGTTGTTTTATGTTTTAAATTTTGTTGATACAAAGTATGTAACAGCGCATGTCCAGTACGGTCAGCGGCTGCAGCAGTACGTGCTGCTTGTTCTTTTCCATAATACAAGGTTTGTCCTCCGAATGGACGCTGGTAAATACGACCATTTTTTAATCTAGAAAATGGTAAACCCATATGTTCCAGCTCTAAAACTGCTTTAGGCCCTGTTTTACACATATATTCAATAGCATTTTGATCCCCTATATAATCAGATCCTTTCACGGTATCATACATATGCCACTGCCAATCATCTTCATGATTATTACCGAGAGCAACTGTGATTCCTCCTTGCGCTGATACTGTGTGTGAACGTGTAGGGAATACTTTAGATATTAAGGCGCAGGAGAAACCCATTTTTGAAATTTCTAGAGCAACACGCATACCTGCGCCTCCAGCTCCGATAACAACTGAAAAAAATTCTTTAACTGATGATATATGATACATCTATATACTCCAAATAATAATCATCCCGAATAATAAATATACGAATAATATACAACCGGTTATCCATATCCCTAATTGCCTCAATACAGGTAATGTTATATAATCTTCTAATATATGACGCATGCCAATCCAAGTATGACTTAAGACAGAAAAAAGAGCTATGATACTAAATATTTTAGTGGTATTTTTGCTAAAAAAATCATACCATTTATCATATGACAAAGTGTTAACAGATATCATGAAAACAGAAATATATATAATATATGATAACATCCATATAGCGGAAAATCGTACCAACAACCATTCATATACTCCATGACACTTCAAAATTAATTTAATTGATACCATATTAAAATTCCACTGTAAACAGATAACAAAATAGTCAGCATAAATATAACTTTTGCACTAACTCTTCCTATTAATAATGTTTGATCTAAACACCCGAAATCCATTAAAATTTGACGGATACCAGCAACTATATGATAACTAAATACAATTGTAACTATCCAAAATAAAAACTTAAAAATATAATGATTTATTAATAAAAAACGATAAATCTTACAAAATTCATTATTAGAAGATAAAGATAATTTTAATAACCATAGAATAGGACCAATCATTATAAATAAAAAAATTCCAGAAATTCTATGTAAAATAGAAGCAATAGCAGTGATAGGAAACCGTATAGTTCTTATATTTAAATATATTGGTCTTCGATTTTCTTTAATCATATAAACACTCTTAAATGATAGAATAGTAAATATATATTTACGACAATATGTTTTATATCTTAAAAAGATTACAAAATAAAAAATAAATGAATAATAAAACAAACGATTATCATTATATTTTACTTTACAAATACATTTATTTTAATATATAAATATCATCTTTTTAATTTAACGTTTTCAGATTGCACTAACTTTTACCAAAATTATAACAAATGATTAGATCATATGTAATACTATATCCTGTATATTATTAATAATTTAATAATATTGTTAAAATTTAGAATTATATTTGGTATTTTTATTGTTAATACGGATATATTTATAAAAAATACAGTCTGATAGATTACAATTTTAATCTATATGAAATAATATAAAAACTAACACATTCAAATTAATGATATCTTGCTATCAAAGTACCAAAAATTTATTTTTTAAAAAAACTTGCACTATCTTGATTTTAAGTCACATAATATTGCTAATTTTTTGTTAATTCACTACACATTACTATAGCTTGAAGATATGATTGACAATAATATACAATTATAAACAACTTAACATTTAAATAATAAACATGTGTTTTTTATAAAAATTCTTATTTCAATACTAATGCGTCATTGAACTTGTGCAAAAATTAATTTTTATTTTTAACAAAAATAATCAAACAACAAAATTATATATTTTATTTGCTATTTAAATTCTTATATCTGTCACATTTTTCAAACCTGAAGAATTTATATTTATGATAACTTCAATCATGAACCTATAGAGAACCAATAATATTGGTTGTGTTATTTCAATTACCTATACATA
Encoded here:
- the sdhC gene encoding succinate dehydrogenase, cytochrome b556 subunit is translated as MIKENRRPIYLNIRTIRFPITAIASILHRISGIFLFIMIGPILWLLKLSLSSNNEFCKIYRFLLINHYIFKFLFWIVTIVFSYHIVAGIRQILMDFGCLDQTLLIGRVSAKVIFMLTILLSVYSGILIWYQLN
- the sdhA gene encoding succinate dehydrogenase flavoprotein subunit — translated: MYHISSVKEFFSVVIGAGGAGMRVALEISKMGFSCALISKVFPTRSHTVSAQGGITVALGNNHEDDWQWHMYDTVKGSDYIGDQNAIEYMCKTGPKAVLELEHMGLPFSRLKNGRIYQRPFGGQTLYYGKEQAARTAAAADRTGHALLHTLYQQNLKHKTTIFSEWYALDLVKNQDGRILGCVAFSIETGELVYFKARATVLATGGGGRIYQSTTNAHINTGDGIGMVLRAGIPAQDMEMWQFHPTGIAGVGILVSEGCRGEGGYLLNVAGERFMERYAPHVKDLAGRDVVARAIMLEIQEGRGYSGTCGPHVKLKIDHLGKELLELRLPGILELVRTFSYIDPVKELIPVFPTCHYMMGGVPTTVHGEVITVNNVGIDTVVPGLFAVGETACVSVHGANRLGGNSLLDLIVFGHAAGTYIQSYLSEEGWPARGPTDSDIEISLARYIRWDNNRVGSKENPVTIRQDLQSCMQKNFSVFREEQKMLKGLEELKEIRNRLNYAILPDKSHIFNTQRVECLELDNLLETAYVTAMAAIFRTESRGAHSRYDFPMRDDENWLCHTLFLPKNNIMMRRDVNMKPKFRLPFPPKARVY
- the sdhD gene encoding succinate dehydrogenase, hydrophobic membrane anchor protein: MVSIKLILKCHGVYEWLLVRFSAIWMLSYIIYISVFMISVNTLSYDKWYDFFSKNTTKIFSIIALFSVLSHTWIGMRHILEDYITLPVLRQLGIWITGCILFVYLLFGMIIIWSI